The proteins below are encoded in one region of Rhododendron vialii isolate Sample 1 chromosome 7a, ASM3025357v1:
- the LOC131332738 gene encoding uncharacterized protein LOC131332738 has protein sequence MLAAPQPREKEEHRRHHRREKRKTPERHTDVLPPVVPQVAAEDNSKLGKAKASPFVDAIQQERPPHRFVMPKLKRYEAKEDAVAFVCRFRQTMSLHNFSDALMCKIFPLTLSEPIMLWYNQLKPKSISCFNELELELSKRFVTSNIQPKTLSMLVNMRRAAGETLRLYTERYWEVYNLIPDCDQGVAAESFMNRLDPTSAMFRDLSRNPPKTMGELMTIIEKDCVHEEAMAERHTSKAEPAKTIGPKKQVSNVRQGRGSQGSSGQASNKSNNKGRPPQHPQPQSWTQTKREPRPNEYVAERTVFTEPIYKLLNIIGKLPFFVWPTVLLGTVGSGPGMCTYHKERGHYTTQCPPFKRYLEELAAAGHLNQWIDVRQNPLPPPPPLVGNLVSVIQGLVSEGKAAELRSEIDRAVASVSVCNVGASGKRKWEDPSFGGTITFSSNDLKGVQLPHADALVVTVAIEKSTVQWVLIDQGSSADVMFFSTYQSLGLSPAQLRTASTPLVSFTGAPVWPLGLITLPVRAGSRILEIEFVVVASPSPYNVILGRTWLHEMQAVASTYHQVVKFVGWNGRQESLRGDQIQSKKCYISTVTNKQSCMEVQCVAATPIPVIEDVGVPAKQRSTEELIRFSIPGEEGRYFLIGSSLSMDEREEMYQFLMRNIEVFAWTPQDMPGVDPSFAMHSLNVDPNRRPVVQKVRRSSAAHTEAVIAEVNQLLEAGAIREVLYPTWLANPVVVPKKNGKLRVCVDYTNLNDACPMDRFPLPRIEQMVDATAGCERLSFMDAYRGYHQIALDPEDQEKTAFISPRGTFCYKVVPFGLKNAGATFQRSITKMFPGMLGVKVEAYIDDLVCRSIFARDHLRDLGEVFAVLKHRKLRLNAEKCAFGVSSGKFLGYMVSRRGIEADPTQILAVQRLRAPTTIKEVQRLTGMVAALNRFIRRSSDLCRPFFRAITTSRRKFVWTEECEQALQSLKQYLSHAPLLVKPLPDEDLYLYLAVFDHATSAVLVRREGMDHQPIFYSTVLRKTNTSSRILKFSQDLANFDIQFEPWTAIKGQVLADFFAELTPGLQDEANALATAAEEAWIQEEEVLEGPSSCRTEPLRARYSLGRKKPKRQWKLFSGDAWRLTVDGASNVHGAGAGIVLVSPSGTVHESVVLIGYTATNNEAKYEALIAGLQLALRLDADSVHVFCDSQLIVGHLNDDYQAKDQRMNAYVSHVLALFERFGRVEVEWIAREHNAHADALAGLASVYKTSGSRTITFDEVPKPSFEKPCEQVMAITLGPSQLDSVVAYLKKQVLPTNKREAYKIRCRAANFVPAVLEELHSGSCGAHSGGRSLALRALTQGYWWPKMVKQSKEYVKLCVRCQKQASLIHQPAFPLKMITNLFTKWVEASPMIKTTAGDVERFIWKHIISRFGVPYAILSDNGSQFVASALKAFYAKRHITIQNSSVAYPQGNGQAEASNKTITRGLKRRLDRKLGKWVEELPHVLWAYRTTPRRSTGRTPFAMAYGMEVVLPLSTMIPTARMENFNPIDNNALVGAELDLAEELRDNANLWHAAHQQEVARGYNRNVRARPFNVGDLVLRMVTEATKLTKLKDPYEGPYRVVEKIGHGVYKLAEMDGTPIANPWNAQKLRKFHG, from the exons ATGTTAGCTGCTCCACAACCAAGGGAAAAAGAGGAGCACCGTCGGCACCATCggcgggaaaaaagaaagactccGGAGCGGCATACTGATGTTCTTCCCCCTGTTGTCCCGCAGGTCGCAGCCGAAGACaattcgaagctcgggaaggcaaaggcttcccccttcgtggatgcTATTCAACAAGAGCGGCCGCCACACAGATTCGTCATGCCGAAGCTGAAGCGTTATGAGGCAAAAGAAgacgcagtcgcgttcgttTGTCGTTTCAGGCAAACCATGAGCCTCCATAACTTTTCTGACGCCCTTATGTGTAAAATCTTCCCGCTCACTCTCAGTGAACCGATCATGTTATGGTACAATCAGTTGAAGCCCAAATCCATTTCTTGCTTCAACGAGCTAGAATTGGAGCTTAGCAAACGCTTCGTTACCAGCAACATTCAACCAAAGACATTATCGATGCTGGTGAACATGCGGAGAGCTGCGGGAGAAACGCTAAGGCTTTATACCGAGCGTTACTGGGAGGTCTATAACCTTATTCCCGACTGTGATCAAGGAGTAGCAGCCGAGTCTTTCATGAACAGGTTGGATCCAACCTCGGCAATGTTTCGTGACCTCTCACGAAATCCACCTAAGACAATGGGAGAGCTCATGACAATAATCGAGAAGGATTGCGTTCACGAAGAAGCAATGGCCGAGCGACACACGTCAAAGGCTGAACCTGCCAAGACGATAGGGCCAAAGAAGCAGGTATCGAACGTTCGCCAAGGGCGAGGAAGCCAGGGTAGCTCGGGCCAGGCATCGAATAAGTCGAACAATAAGGGCCGACCCCCGCAGCACCCTCAGCCACAATCCTGGACACAAACGAAAAGAGAACCCCGACCGAATGAGTACGTCGCCGAACGTACGGTATTCACTGAACCTATCTATAAACTTCTTAACATCATTGGCAAATTGccgttctttgtttggccaacggtACTCTTAGGCACCGTCGGAAGCGGACCAGGGATGTGCACGTATCATAAGGAACGTGGCCACTACACCACGCAATGCCCACCTTTCAAAAGGTATCTAGAAGAGCTAGCAGCTGCCGGTCACCTCAATCAATGGATCGACGTTCGGCAAAAtccacttcctccacctccCCCTCTTGTTGGCAATCTCGTAAGCGTAATACAAGGGCTAGTATCCGAAGGGAAAGCGGCCGAACTTCGTTCAGAAATTGACAGGGCTGTCGCCTCTGTATCAGTCTGCAACGTGGGCGCTTCGGGAAAGCGAAAGTGGGAAGATCCGAGCTTCGGCGGCACCATAACTTTTTCTTCCAACGACTTAAAAGGAGTGCAACTTCCACATGCAGATGCCCTCGTTGTCACTGTTGCTATTGAAAAATCAACCGTACAATGGGTATTGATagatcagggaagctcggccGATGTCATGTTTTTCTCCACTTATCAGAGCCTCGGATTATCTCCCGCTCAACTTCGGACGGCGTCAACTCCCCTTGTCAGTTTTACGGGAGCCCCGGTATGGCCACTCGGCCTGATTACCCTCCCTGTGCGAGCTGGATCACGCATCCTGGAGATCGAATTTGTGGTGGTCGCTTCGCCAAGTCCGTACAACGtcattcttggccgaacctggctacacGAAATGCAAGCGGTTGCTTCAACGTATCACCAGGTGGTAAAATTCGTCGGATGGAACGGACGACAGGAGAGCCTGCGAGGcgatcaaatccaatccaagaaatgctacatcagcactgtAACGAACAAACAGAGCTGCATGGAGGTACAATGCGTGGCTGCCACTCCTATCCCagtgattgaggatgttggtgTACCTGCCAAACAACGGTCAACCGAGGAGCTAATACGTTTTTCCATTCCTGGGGAAGaaggaagatattttttgatcgggagtTCATTGAGCATGGACGAACGTGAGGAGATGTATCAATTCCTAATGAGAAACATAGAGGTCTTTGCTTGGACTCCACAAGACATGCCGGGCGTGGACCCTTCGTTCGCCATGCACTCATTGAATGTAGATCCGAATAGGCGACCGGTTGTGCAAAAAGTCCGACGCTCGTCGGCCGCACATACCGAAGCTGTGATAGCAGAGGTGAATCAACTGTTGGAAGCTGGCGCCATTCGGGAAGTGCTATACCCCACCTGGCTTGCCAACCCAGTGGTAGTcccgaagaaaaatgggaaactaaGGGTTTGTGTCGATTACACGAACCTCAATGATGCCTGCCCTATGGATCGATTTCCACTTCCTCGGATTGAGCAGATGGTAGATGCAACGGCAGGATGTGAGCGCTTGAGCTTCATGGACGCGTATCGGGGCTACCATCAAATAGCTTTGGATCCGGAAGATCAAGAAAAAACGGCCTTTATCTCGCCTCGGGGAACTTTCTGCTACAAGGTTGTCCCGTTCGGCCTGAAGAATGCAGGCGCCACCTTCCAGCGCTCCATCACGAAGATGTTTCCTGGCATGCTCGGCGTAAAAGTAGAAGCTTATATTGACGATTTGGTTTGCAGAAGCATATTCGCTCGGGATCACCTTCGAGATCTGGGAGAGGTCTTTGCTGTTCTAAAACATAGGAAGCTACgtctcaatgccgagaagtgtgcgttcggagtTAGCTCGGGGAAATTCCTAGGGTACATGGTGAGTCGCCGGGGAATCGAAGCTGACCCAACCCAAATTTTGGCTGTGCAGAGGCTCCGAGCTCCGACGACAATTAAAGAGGTACAGCGGCTCACAGGGATGGTTGCTGCCTTGAACCGTTTCATTCGACGTTCGAGCGATCTCTGCCGCCCATTCTTCCGAGCAATCACAACAAGCCGACGCAAATTTGTATGGACAGAGGAGTGCGAGCAGGCTCTGCAGTCTTTAAAGCAATACCTATCTCATGCTCCTTTGCTCGTCAAACCCCTGCCCGATGAAGATCTATATCTTTACCTTGCTGTTTTCGACCATGCAACGAGCGCGGTTCTTGTTCGGAGAGAGGGGATGGACCATCAACCGATCTTCTATTCCA ctgttCTTCGGAAAACGAACACGTCGAGCCGGATTTTGAAGTTCTCTCAAGACTTGGCCAACTTCGACATCCAATTCGAGCCTTGGACAGCTATCAAAGGGCAAGTCCtggccgacttctttgccgaactcacTCCCGGCTTACAAGACGAGGCCAATGCCCTGGCAACTGCCGCTGAAGAAGCTTGGattcaagaagaagaggttttggaaggGCCGTCCAGCTGTCGTACCGAACCATTACGTGCTCGGTATTCCCTCGGGCGTAAGAAACCCAAACGACAATGGaagctcttctccggcgacgctTGGCGACTGACCGTCGATGGAGCTTCTAATGTTCATGGAGCTGGTGCAGGCATCGTCCTTGTGTCACCCAGCGGGACTGTTCATGAAAGCGTGGTTTTGATTGGGTACACGGCGACGAACAACGAGGCGAAATATGAAGCTCTAATTGCAGgcctccaacttgctcttcggcTGGATGCAGATTCGGTTCATGTCTTTTGTGACTCTCAGCTCATTGTGGGGCATTTAAACGATGATTATCAAGCGAAGGATCAACGTATGAATGCTTACGTGAGCCACGTCTTAGCTTTGTTCGAAAGATTTGGACGCGTAGAAGTGGAGTGGATCGCTCGGGAGCATAACGCCCATGCTGACGCCCTTGCAGGTCTTGCTTCAGTCTACAAGACCTCGGGCAGTCGCACCATCACCTTTGACGAGGTCCCCAAACCAAGCTTCGAAAAGCCGTGTGAACAGGTTATGGCCATCACCCTTGGCCCAAGCCAGCTGGATTCTGTGGTTGCTTACCTAAAGAAGCAAGTGCTACCGACGAACAAGCGCGAAGCGTACAAAATCCGTTGCCGAGCCGCCAATTTTGTGCCAGCCGTTCTGGAGGAACTTCATTCGGGTAGCTGTGGGGCTCACTCAGGAGGACGGTCACTGGCACTGCGTGCCCTGAcacaaggctattggtggccgaagatggtcaAACAATCCAAAGAATACGTGAAGCTCTGTGTTCGGTGCCAAAAGCAAGCATCTCTCATCCACCAACCTGCATTtccccttaaaatgatcaccA atttgttcaccaagtgggtagaaGCTTCCCCCATGATCAAGACCACCGCCGGGGACGTGGAACGCTTTATTTGGAAGCACATCATCTCCAGGTTCGGCGTGCCGTACGCCATTCTTTCTGATAATGGCTCCCAATTTGTTGCCTCCGCtctcaaagctttttatgcGAAGCGCCACATCACCATCCAAAATTCCTCGGTGGCATATCCTCAAGGtaatggacaagccgaagcaTCGAACAAGACAATCACTCGGGGGCTGAAGCGCCGTCTGGATCGGAAGCTCGGTAAgtgggtggaagagcttccacacgTCTTGTGGGCCTATCGAACAACACCTCGGCGGTCCACCGGCCGTACTCCGTTTGCTATGGCCTACGGTATGGAGGTTGTCCTCCCTTTATCTACTATGATCCCTACAGCCCGAATGGagaattttaaccctatagacAACAATGCTCTTGTGGGTGCCGAGTTAGACTTAGCCGAAGAACTACGTGACAATGCTAACCTTTGGCACGCCGCGCACCAGCAAGAAGTTGCAAGGGGCTACAACCGCAATGTTCGTGCTCGACCTTTCAACGTCggggacttagtccttcggatggttaCCGAAGCGACAAAGTTAACCAAGCTGAAGGATCCCTATGAAGGCCCTTACCGAGTGGTGGAGAAGATCGGGCACGGTGTCTATAAGCTTGCTGAGATGGATGGAACGCCAATCGCCAATCCATGGAATGctcaaaaactaagaaaattcCATGGCTAG